A window of Rufibacter sp. LB8 contains these coding sequences:
- a CDS encoding YitT family protein: protein MRSILPTAHQDFDFNAELKNTVLILLGILSAAFGLKGFLLTNHFIDGGVTGVSMLLTHIFGLPLAVLVVVINLPFVAIGYKYVGRLFAFKSALAIVGLSLALGLLTFPEITSDKMLTAVFGGVFIGLGIGLAMRGGSVLDGTEIAAVMLSKAYPLFKVSDVILILNIIIFCTAAAFLGIDVAMYSILTYFGASKMIDFLLHGIEQYTGMTIVSAKSEEIRLSITEKLGRGVTIYQGKRGFGKRGANNLEIDIIFTVVTRLEVPALRKEVKRIDPQAFLIQQSIDDTDGGMVKRRALH from the coding sequence TTGCGAAGTATCCTCCCTACCGCCCATCAAGACTTTGACTTTAACGCCGAACTTAAAAACACGGTCCTTATTCTGTTAGGCATCCTGTCCGCGGCCTTCGGGCTGAAGGGTTTCCTACTGACCAATCATTTCATTGACGGTGGCGTGACGGGCGTGTCTATGTTGCTCACCCACATTTTTGGGTTGCCGTTGGCGGTATTGGTGGTAGTCATTAACCTGCCGTTTGTGGCCATTGGGTACAAGTATGTGGGCCGGTTGTTTGCGTTTAAGAGCGCTTTGGCCATTGTGGGGCTTTCTTTGGCGCTGGGGCTTCTTACGTTCCCTGAGATTACCTCTGATAAAATGCTGACTGCGGTGTTCGGCGGGGTGTTCATTGGCTTGGGCATTGGCCTGGCCATGCGGGGCGGCTCTGTGCTGGACGGCACGGAGATTGCCGCCGTCATGCTCAGCAAGGCCTATCCGCTCTTTAAGGTGAGTGATGTGATCTTGATCCTGAACATTATCATTTTCTGCACCGCCGCCGCGTTTCTGGGCATTGACGTGGCCATGTATTCTATCCTGACCTATTTTGGCGCTTCTAAAATGATTGATTTTCTGCTGCACGGCATTGAGCAGTACACCGGCATGACCATTGTCTCTGCCAAAAGCGAGGAGATTCGGTTGAGCATTACTGAAAAATTGGGCCGGGGCGTGACCATTTACCAGGGCAAGCGCGGTTTTGGCAAACGCGGCGCTAACAATCTGGAGATTGACATCATCTTCACGGTAGTCACCAGACTAGAGGTGCCGGCGCTGCGCAAGGAAGTGAAACGCATAGACCCTCAAGCCTTTCTCATTCAGCAGAGCATTGACGACACAGACGGAGGCATGGTGAAAAGAAGGGCTTTGCATTAA
- a CDS encoding cation:proton antiporter codes for MTHLPHLVTDLGLILGAAGITTLIFKKIKQPLVLGYIIAGLLVGPHFSLFPTIMEPESITVWAEIGVIFLLFSLGLEFSFKKLVKVGGASSVMALTEVGVMLLLGYLAGKVLGWSTMDSIFLGGILSISSTTIIIRAFEELGVKSQKFAGLVFGVLIVEDLVAILLMVLLSTLAVSQQFAGSEMLEAVLKLGFFLLLWFLGGIFLIPTFLRKASKLMNNETLLIVSLALCLIMVILAAKAGFSPALGAFIMGSILAETTKAEKIEHLISSVKDLFGAIFFVSVGILIDPSTIVEYAGPIALITLVTLVGKLTSITAGGLISGQGLKTSIQSGMSVSQIGEFSFIIATLGLTLKVTSDFIYPVAVAVSAITTFTTPYMIKYSEPLYRVVERVLPQKWLSSLNEYSSGTQTISTTSDWKVVLRSYVLNLVVLSVIIISVILLSSQYLNPFITQNVINGNLGDIVTTAITFILMSPFLWALAVHHPEKEAQGRIWANKNYRSLIIVLEFSRIAVAILFVFFLLNQFFSVQLAVVVGLVMVVLMVVFSRRIQAFYIRIENRFVRNLNARELHEAERMHHTLTPWNVHLTSFEVSPEADVVGKNLAELQVREKYGVNVAVIERGERTLTAPTRNERIYPHDKLYVFGTDEQMEAFRQFLEAGSRQPVANGERDEIKLQKLKVREGSMLLHQSIRNSGVREKTKGLIVGIERQGERMINPDSELVFEEGDLVWIVGSPQKIKQLEEARENTSQNQSPGKGLSFSN; via the coding sequence ATGACACATCTTCCGCATTTAGTGACAGATTTAGGGCTGATTTTGGGCGCTGCCGGTATCACCACCCTTATATTCAAAAAAATAAAGCAGCCTTTGGTGTTGGGCTACATCATTGCCGGTTTGTTGGTGGGGCCGCATTTCTCGCTCTTCCCCACTATCATGGAGCCCGAGAGCATTACCGTGTGGGCCGAGATTGGCGTTATTTTCCTCCTTTTCAGCCTAGGTTTAGAATTCAGTTTCAAAAAACTGGTGAAAGTAGGCGGGGCCTCCAGCGTAATGGCGCTCACTGAGGTAGGGGTCATGTTGTTGCTGGGCTATCTGGCCGGCAAGGTGCTGGGCTGGTCCACCATGGACAGTATTTTCCTGGGCGGCATTCTTTCCATTTCGTCTACTACAATTATTATCAGGGCGTTTGAGGAACTGGGCGTGAAATCACAGAAATTCGCGGGCTTGGTGTTTGGCGTGCTCATTGTGGAAGACCTGGTGGCCATTTTGCTCATGGTGTTGCTTTCCACCTTAGCCGTAAGCCAGCAGTTTGCCGGTTCAGAAATGTTGGAGGCCGTCCTGAAACTGGGTTTCTTCCTGCTGCTTTGGTTTTTGGGCGGTATCTTCCTGATTCCTACGTTTCTGCGCAAGGCCAGCAAGCTCATGAACAATGAAACACTCTTGATTGTGTCTCTGGCGCTGTGCCTGATCATGGTCATTCTGGCGGCCAAGGCGGGTTTTTCGCCGGCGCTGGGCGCGTTCATCATGGGTTCCATTCTAGCAGAAACCACCAAAGCCGAAAAAATTGAGCACCTTATTTCTTCGGTGAAAGACTTGTTTGGGGCTATTTTCTTTGTGTCGGTGGGCATTCTCATAGACCCGTCTACCATTGTGGAATACGCCGGGCCTATTGCGCTAATCACGTTGGTGACCTTGGTGGGCAAACTCACCAGCATCACAGCCGGAGGCCTTATTTCTGGGCAAGGCCTGAAAACGTCTATCCAGAGTGGCATGAGCGTGTCGCAGATTGGGGAATTCTCGTTTATCATCGCCACGCTGGGGCTTACGCTCAAAGTAACCAGTGATTTCATCTATCCGGTGGCGGTGGCGGTGTCTGCCATTACCACGTTCACTACGCCCTACATGATCAAATACTCAGAACCGCTGTACCGGGTGGTGGAGCGCGTACTGCCCCAGAAATGGCTGAGTTCGCTCAATGAATACAGCTCCGGCACGCAGACCATCTCCACCACCAGTGACTGGAAAGTGGTGCTTCGGTCTTATGTCCTGAATTTGGTGGTGCTGTCTGTGATCATCATCAGCGTGATTCTGTTGTCTAGCCAGTACCTCAACCCGTTCATCACCCAGAATGTAATAAATGGCAACCTGGGTGATATTGTGACCACGGCCATCACCTTTATTTTGATGTCGCCGTTTCTGTGGGCGCTGGCGGTGCACCACCCAGAGAAAGAGGCGCAGGGCCGTATCTGGGCGAATAAAAATTACCGAAGCCTGATCATTGTGCTGGAATTCAGCCGCATAGCGGTGGCCATTTTGTTTGTATTCTTTTTGTTGAACCAGTTCTTTTCGGTGCAGCTGGCCGTGGTGGTGGGCTTGGTGATGGTGGTACTCATGGTGGTGTTCTCCAGAAGGATTCAGGCTTTCTACATAAGAATTGAGAACCGCTTTGTGCGCAACCTCAACGCCCGTGAACTCCATGAAGCCGAACGCATGCACCACACGCTCACGCCCTGGAACGTGCACCTCACCAGTTTTGAGGTGTCCCCGGAGGCCGATGTGGTAGGCAAAAACCTAGCTGAATTGCAGGTGCGCGAGAAGTACGGCGTGAACGTGGCGGTGATTGAACGCGGCGAGCGCACCCTCACGGCCCCCACCCGCAATGAACGCATTTACCCGCACGACAAACTCTACGTGTTTGGCACCGATGAACAGATGGAGGCGTTCAGGCAGTTTTTGGAGGCGGGCAGCAGACAGCCGGTGGCCAACGGGGAACGCGACGAAATAAAACTCCAGAAGCTGAAAGTGCGCGAAGGCTCCATGCTGCTGCACCAATCCATCCGGAATTCGGGGGTTCGGGAAAAAACCAAGGGCCTGATAGTGGGCATTGAGCGCCAGGGCGAACGCATGATTAACCCAGACTCAGAACTGGTGTTTGAAGAAGGCGATCTGGTCTGGATTGTAGGTTCCCCGCAGAAAATAAAGCAACTAGAAGAAGCCCGTGAGAATACCTCCCAAAACCAGTCACCGGGCAAGGGCCTTTCCTTCTCCAATTAA
- the secDF gene encoding protein translocase subunit SecDF — translation MRNKGFILLLTVVVSALCLYFLSLSLVSKGVEEKATAFATENGQLNHYKKQQYLDSVWKMPVYNFLGADYTYQEIKENELSLGLDLKGGMHVTLEVSPVEIIRAMAGGRKDAAFEKAITQAQNLQKTSQESFVDLFYRSYREIQPNAKLASVFASSTTRNINYNSTDQEVLAEINREVEDAIARSFNILRTRIDKFGVNQPNIQRLKGSGRIQIELPGVDNPERVRKLLQGTANLEFWEVWNVQEYGNYFTQLNDYLVKQEAANKLNPTAAAPAADNALASAAGTTDTAAAASTDTTALAAQLSKTDTAAGAAKDSINPNQSALLARLFTTLPGGLGTNVRDTAKVNALFAKPEVRAIFPQNLKFLWGVKPIVANDGAEFLELYAIKKGRDGKAPLTGEYISDARQDYDQSGRPEITMGMNAAGAKKWQRLTGENIGRQVAIVLDDYVYSAPVVQAEIGGGNSSISGNFTIEEAQDLANILKAGKMPAPTRIVEEAIVGPSLGQEAINQGLISSLAGMGLVVLFMFAYYSKGGLVANIALFFNIFFIIGILAQFGTALTLPGIAGMVLTMGMSVDANVLIFERIKEELAGGLGMQDAIKKGYSKAFSSIFDSNVTTMLAGIILFFFGSGPVKGFAVTLMIGIATSFFTAVYVSRLLVEWLTKNNKNLSLETALSRNWFKNIKFDILGNRKKAYIFSAAVIAFGIAAIFIKGELPLGVDFKGGRSYVVNFNNPVVASDVRASLDDEFQGAGTEVKTYGATNRLKITTSYIAEDESTQADETVRAALDQGLKQYQAENPTVVSSSKVGATMADDIQKTAVLAVVLAFAGIFLYLAFRFSRWQFSLGGVIALIHDVLIVFSAFTIANLFGISFEMDQVFIASILTIIGYSINDTVVVFDRIREYTTENPRMKFSEVVNPALNSTFSRTIITNLTVLLVVVVLFIFGGETLRGFSFAMLIGSLTGTYSTLFIAAPIVVDTTNLDKERPVVAKPVVVS, via the coding sequence ATGCGTAACAAAGGTTTTATCTTATTACTAACGGTGGTGGTATCAGCGCTTTGCCTGTACTTTCTGTCACTTTCTCTGGTCTCTAAGGGCGTAGAGGAGAAAGCCACCGCGTTTGCCACTGAAAACGGCCAACTGAACCATTACAAAAAACAGCAGTACCTGGACTCCGTCTGGAAAATGCCGGTCTACAACTTTCTGGGGGCAGATTATACCTACCAGGAAATCAAAGAAAACGAGCTGAGCCTTGGCCTTGACTTAAAAGGCGGCATGCACGTGACCCTGGAGGTTTCTCCGGTGGAAATCATCAGAGCCATGGCCGGCGGCAGAAAAGATGCAGCTTTTGAGAAAGCCATTACTCAAGCCCAAAACTTGCAGAAAACCAGCCAGGAGAGCTTCGTGGATCTGTTCTACCGTTCTTACCGTGAGATTCAGCCCAACGCCAAACTGGCTTCTGTGTTTGCGAGCAGCACCACGCGTAACATCAACTACAACTCCACTGACCAGGAGGTTTTAGCCGAAATCAACCGTGAGGTGGAAGATGCTATTGCTCGTTCATTCAACATTCTGCGCACACGTATTGACAAATTCGGTGTAAACCAGCCCAACATTCAGCGTTTGAAAGGCAGCGGCCGCATTCAGATTGAGTTACCGGGCGTAGACAACCCTGAGCGGGTTCGTAAATTATTGCAAGGAACCGCCAACCTGGAGTTCTGGGAAGTTTGGAACGTGCAGGAGTACGGCAACTACTTCACCCAGTTGAATGATTACCTGGTAAAGCAAGAGGCCGCCAACAAACTGAACCCAACCGCCGCCGCCCCAGCTGCTGACAATGCCCTGGCCAGCGCCGCCGGCACCACAGATACCGCCGCTGCTGCTTCTACAGATACTACCGCTCTAGCTGCGCAGTTGAGCAAGACAGATACTGCCGCCGGTGCCGCCAAAGATTCTATCAACCCTAACCAAAGCGCCTTACTGGCCAGATTGTTCACCACCTTGCCAGGTGGCCTGGGCACCAACGTGCGGGACACCGCCAAAGTGAATGCCTTGTTCGCGAAGCCTGAAGTTAGAGCCATTTTCCCGCAGAACCTGAAGTTCCTGTGGGGTGTAAAGCCTATTGTAGCCAATGACGGTGCTGAGTTCCTGGAACTTTATGCCATTAAAAAAGGCCGTGACGGCAAAGCTCCTTTGACGGGTGAGTACATCTCAGATGCCCGCCAGGATTATGACCAGTCTGGCCGCCCTGAGATCACCATGGGCATGAACGCCGCCGGTGCCAAAAAATGGCAGCGCTTGACAGGTGAGAACATCGGTCGCCAGGTGGCTATTGTGCTGGATGACTATGTGTATTCTGCTCCCGTGGTGCAAGCCGAAATTGGCGGTGGCAACTCGTCTATCTCCGGTAACTTCACCATTGAAGAAGCCCAGGATTTGGCCAACATCTTGAAAGCCGGTAAAATGCCCGCTCCTACCCGCATTGTGGAAGAAGCCATTGTAGGTCCTTCTTTGGGTCAGGAAGCTATTAACCAAGGTTTGATTTCGTCACTGGCCGGTATGGGTCTGGTGGTGTTGTTCATGTTTGCCTACTACAGCAAAGGCGGTCTGGTGGCCAACATTGCCTTGTTCTTCAACATCTTCTTCATCATTGGTATTCTGGCGCAGTTTGGCACAGCCCTTACCTTGCCTGGCATTGCCGGTATGGTATTGACCATGGGTATGTCAGTGGATGCGAACGTACTGATCTTTGAGCGTATCAAGGAAGAACTGGCCGGTGGCCTGGGCATGCAGGACGCCATTAAAAAAGGGTACAGCAAAGCGTTCAGCTCCATCTTTGACTCCAACGTGACCACCATGTTGGCGGGTATCATCCTGTTCTTCTTCGGGTCTGGCCCGGTGAAAGGCTTTGCCGTTACCTTGATGATTGGTATTGCCACCTCTTTCTTCACGGCAGTGTATGTGTCTCGTCTGTTGGTGGAATGGTTGACCAAGAACAACAAAAACCTTTCCTTGGAGACCGCACTTTCCAGAAACTGGTTCAAGAACATTAAGTTTGACATTCTGGGCAACCGCAAGAAAGCCTATATCTTCTCTGCCGCCGTGATTGCGTTTGGTATTGCTGCTATCTTCATCAAAGGCGAATTGCCGTTAGGCGTTGACTTTAAAGGAGGCCGCTCATACGTGGTGAACTTCAACAACCCAGTGGTAGCGTCTGATGTGCGCGCTTCCCTAGACGATGAATTCCAGGGTGCCGGTACTGAGGTGAAAACCTACGGTGCTACCAACCGCCTGAAAATCACGACCAGCTACATAGCCGAAGACGAGTCTACCCAAGCCGATGAAACTGTGCGCGCTGCGCTGGATCAAGGTTTGAAGCAATACCAGGCCGAAAACCCAACCGTGGTAAGTTCTTCTAAAGTGGGTGCTACCATGGCAGATGACATTCAGAAAACCGCCGTTCTGGCTGTAGTGCTTGCCTTTGCCGGTATCTTCCTGTATTTGGCCTTCCGTTTCAGCCGCTGGCAGTTCAGCTTGGGCGGGGTGATTGCCTTGATCCACGACGTGTTGATCGTGTTCTCTGCGTTCACCATCGCCAACCTGTTTGGGATTTCCTTTGAGATGGACCAGGTGTTCATTGCCTCTATCTTGACCATTATTGGTTACTCCATCAATGACACCGTGGTAGTGTTTGACCGTATCAGAGAATACACCACTGAGAATCCGCGCATGAAGTTCAGCGAAGTGGTGAACCCGGCCTTGAACAGCACGTTCAGCCGTACCATCATTACCAACTTAACGGTATTGCTGGTAGTGGTTGTGCTCTTCATCTTCGGGGGTGAGACCCTGCGTGGCTTCTCTTTCGCTATGTTGATTGGTTCTTTGACTGGTACGTATTCTACCTTGTTCATTGCCGCCCCAATTGTGGTAGACACCACCAACTTAGACAAAGAAAGACCCGTGGTAGCCAAACCAGTGGTGGTTTCTTAA
- a CDS encoding uridine kinase, which translates to MHQKPFIVGITGGSASGKTTFLSRLLASFAPEDICLVSQDNYYLDRDKQFKDENGFHNFDLPTSIDGEAYAQDVLKLSRGETVYRQEYTFNNPNVVPRQLEFKPARIVVVEGIFVFYFEQVAKLLDLKVYIDAKEYIKLQRRIIRDKVERGYDLDDVLYRYTNHVAPTYEKYIKPFKNDADVIIPNNRNFEVGLDVLVTYLNTKIK; encoded by the coding sequence ATGCACCAAAAGCCATTTATTGTAGGCATTACGGGAGGGAGCGCATCGGGGAAAACCACATTTCTGAGCAGGCTTTTGGCTTCTTTTGCACCGGAGGATATCTGTCTGGTGTCGCAGGACAATTACTACCTTGACCGCGACAAGCAGTTCAAAGACGAAAACGGTTTCCACAACTTTGACCTTCCTACTTCTATTGACGGCGAAGCGTACGCGCAGGACGTACTCAAACTGAGCCGCGGCGAAACCGTGTACCGCCAGGAATACACCTTCAACAACCCCAACGTAGTCCCGCGCCAACTGGAGTTCAAACCCGCCCGCATTGTGGTGGTGGAAGGCATCTTTGTGTTCTATTTTGAGCAGGTGGCCAAATTGCTGGACCTCAAGGTGTACATAGACGCCAAGGAATACATTAAGCTGCAGCGCCGCATCATCAGAGACAAAGTGGAGCGCGGCTATGACCTGGACGATGTACTGTACCGCTACACCAACCACGTGGCGCCTACGTATGAAAAATACATAAAACCCTTCAAGAATGACGCCGATGTGATCATTCCCAACAACCGCAATTTTGAGGTGGGGCTTGATGTACTGGTCACGTATCTGAACACCAAAATCAAGTAA
- a CDS encoding non-canonical purine NTP diphosphatase, whose product MKLCFASNNAHKLQEIQQLLGPPFEIVSLSDLGCTQELPEEQDTLEGNALQKATYVWDHYQVLCFADDTGLEVEALHNEPGVYSARYAGPARDNQANMQKVLTGLEGKENRKARSRTSIALILEEGEQHLFDGIVEGHIIETPRGEKGFGYDPIFVPEGQDRTFAEMDSQEKNQISHRGRAVQQLISFLRHRYVQTGT is encoded by the coding sequence ATGAAACTTTGCTTCGCCTCCAACAACGCCCACAAATTGCAGGAAATTCAACAGCTGCTGGGCCCGCCTTTTGAAATAGTGAGTTTGTCTGATTTGGGCTGTACCCAGGAACTGCCCGAGGAACAGGACACCCTGGAAGGCAACGCCCTGCAGAAAGCCACCTACGTCTGGGACCATTACCAGGTCCTGTGCTTCGCCGATGATACCGGACTGGAAGTGGAGGCCCTGCACAACGAACCCGGCGTGTACTCTGCGCGCTACGCCGGCCCCGCCCGCGACAACCAGGCCAATATGCAGAAAGTCTTGACGGGCCTGGAAGGAAAGGAAAACCGGAAAGCACGCTCCAGAACGAGTATTGCCCTTATTTTGGAAGAAGGCGAGCAACATTTGTTTGACGGCATTGTGGAAGGCCACATTATAGAAACCCCGCGCGGCGAGAAAGGCTTTGGCTATGACCCCATCTTTGTGCCGGAGGGCCAGGACCGCACCTTCGCCGAGATGGACAGCCAGGAAAAAAACCAGATCAGCCACCGCGGCCGCGCCGTGCAGCAATTGATTTCGTTTCTTCGGCACCGCTACGTGCAAACGGGGACGTGA
- a CDS encoding ABC transporter permease — MESNPEKGENVKRRNQVFSKKIDQVFLTLYDVYSFIVRFFKEVFLPPYEGKEIIRQGYEIGVKSLPLISLTGFIIGIVFMNQSRPSLAEFGATSWLPSLVSLAIVRALAPLVTALIGAGRIGSMIGAELGSMKVTEQIEAMEVSATNPFKFLVVSRILATTFMIPALMMYTMLVALLGAYINVAANEGTSFVTYFTQVFDAITFLDIFSSVLKSMVFGFTIGAVGCYKGYNSSKGTEGVGHAANSSVVTAMFLVFIEELLALQIITALR; from the coding sequence ATGGAGTCCAATCCTGAGAAAGGGGAGAATGTAAAGCGGCGGAACCAGGTCTTTTCCAAAAAGATTGACCAGGTGTTCCTGACCTTGTATGACGTCTACTCTTTTATAGTACGATTTTTCAAGGAGGTGTTCCTGCCGCCCTATGAGGGCAAAGAAATCATTCGGCAGGGTTATGAGATTGGCGTGAAATCACTGCCTTTGATCTCGCTCACCGGTTTTATCATCGGCATTGTGTTCATGAACCAAAGCAGGCCGTCACTGGCCGAGTTTGGGGCCACGTCCTGGTTGCCGTCTTTGGTGTCTCTGGCCATTGTGCGCGCCTTGGCGCCGCTGGTGACCGCCTTAATTGGCGCAGGAAGAATTGGGTCTATGATTGGCGCCGAACTGGGTTCCATGAAAGTGACCGAGCAGATTGAGGCCATGGAAGTGTCGGCCACCAACCCGTTCAAGTTTCTGGTGGTAAGCCGTATTCTGGCCACCACGTTCATGATTCCGGCGCTTATGATGTACACCATGCTGGTGGCCTTGCTGGGTGCGTATATCAATGTGGCCGCCAATGAGGGCACCAGTTTTGTGACCTATTTCACGCAGGTGTTTGACGCCATCACGTTCCTTGATATTTTTTCGTCGGTGCTGAAATCCATGGTGTTTGGGTTTACCATTGGGGCGGTGGGCTGCTACAAAGGCTATAATTCGTCTAAGGGCACCGAGGGCGTGGGCCACGCGGCCAATTCATCTGTGGTGACGGCCATGTTTCTGGTGTTTATTGAGGAACTGCTGGCCCTGCAAATCATAACGGCCTTGCGCTAA
- a CDS encoding ABC transporter ATP-binding protein yields MKKKAVQIDTNDSVITIRGLVKSFGSLDVLKGVDMDLYRGENLVVLGKSGTGKSVLIKIISGLLYPDQGTVNVLGQEVPLLRGRQLDALRLKIGFSFQNSALYDSMTIRKNLEFPLVRNQKNLTRKEVNQLVEVVLDAVGLSQTINQMPSELSGGQRKRIGIARTLILKPEIMLYDEPTAGLDPITCIEINNLINEVQESFNTSSIIITHDLACAKAVGDRVVMLLDGVFQRQGTFKEVFDTDEPRVKLFHDYNFIID; encoded by the coding sequence ATGAAGAAAAAAGCCGTACAAATAGACACCAATGACAGCGTCATCACTATCCGGGGACTTGTGAAGTCGTTCGGGAGCCTGGACGTGCTCAAGGGCGTGGACATGGATTTGTACCGGGGCGAAAACCTGGTGGTGCTGGGGAAATCGGGTACTGGCAAATCGGTGTTGATCAAGATAATCTCGGGCTTGCTGTACCCAGACCAGGGCACGGTGAACGTGCTGGGCCAGGAAGTGCCACTTTTGCGCGGCCGCCAGTTGGATGCGCTGCGACTCAAGATAGGGTTCTCGTTCCAGAACAGCGCCTTGTATGACTCCATGACCATTAGAAAGAACCTGGAGTTCCCGCTGGTGCGCAACCAGAAGAACCTTACCCGCAAAGAAGTAAACCAACTGGTGGAGGTGGTGCTGGACGCCGTAGGGCTTTCACAAACCATTAACCAGATGCCGTCTGAGTTGTCTGGTGGGCAGCGCAAGCGCATTGGCATTGCCCGTACCTTGATTCTCAAGCCGGAGATCATGCTGTATGACGAACCCACGGCCGGGCTGGACCCCATCACCTGCATAGAAATCAACAACCTGATCAATGAGGTGCAGGAGTCGTTCAACACCTCGTCCATCATCATTACCCATGACCTGGCCTGCGCCAAAGCCGTGGGCGACCGCGTGGTGATGCTGCTGGACGGCGTCTTTCAGCGCCAGGGCACGTTTAAAGAAGTGTTTGACACAGATGAGCCCCGCGTAAAACTGTTTCATGATTACAATTTCATCATAGACTAA
- a CDS encoding MlaD family protein, producing the protein MSAVENRRAVIVGVFVLLAVLILVAGIFILGGQQKRFAETIQVTAQFTDVTGLKKGNHVLFSGVRVGVVESITITDPSKVSIAISIEESAKRFIHKDVMAKIGAESLIGNKAIVLYGGTDTAPGIENGDVLRTETPLSMDDMMATFQKSNDNLQAITTDVKGLTASLAKGEGMAGALLTDAALAENFRRIVANLERTSATSVRASQALTQFSNKLNTQGGLADELLTDTVTFNKLKGTMTELQKTMAAAADLTAKLSRTTDKLGSNDNALGVLLNDEQFALDLQLTMQNLEAGTDKLDANMETLQHSILLNGFFRRKAKREAREKEREADRQERRRLLEEKEAQKKANPSKPLIPKAKEPAPKKQEEE; encoded by the coding sequence ATGAGTGCAGTAGAAAATAGAAGAGCCGTCATTGTAGGTGTGTTTGTGCTCCTGGCCGTGCTGATTCTGGTGGCCGGTATTTTTATTTTAGGAGGGCAGCAGAAACGGTTCGCGGAGACTATTCAGGTTACGGCGCAGTTCACAGACGTGACCGGCCTCAAGAAAGGGAACCACGTGTTGTTTTCGGGCGTGCGCGTGGGCGTGGTGGAGAGTATCACCATTACAGACCCCAGCAAAGTGTCTATTGCCATTTCTATTGAGGAAAGCGCCAAGCGGTTCATCCACAAAGACGTAATGGCCAAGATTGGCGCCGAAAGCCTTATTGGTAACAAAGCCATTGTGCTTTACGGCGGCACAGACACGGCACCCGGCATTGAGAACGGTGATGTGCTGCGCACCGAAACCCCGCTCAGCATGGATGACATGATGGCCACCTTCCAGAAAAGCAATGACAACCTGCAGGCCATCACCACTGATGTGAAAGGCCTCACCGCCTCTTTGGCCAAAGGCGAAGGCATGGCCGGCGCCCTGCTCACCGACGCTGCCCTGGCCGAGAACTTCCGCCGCATTGTGGCGAATTTGGAACGGACTTCGGCTACCAGTGTGCGCGCCTCACAGGCACTCACCCAGTTTTCCAACAAACTCAACACCCAAGGCGGCCTTGCCGATGAACTGCTCACCGACACCGTGACGTTCAACAAGCTCAAAGGCACCATGACCGAACTGCAGAAAACCATGGCCGCCGCCGCTGACTTGACCGCCAAACTTAGCCGCACCACTGACAAGCTGGGCAGCAATGACAACGCCCTTGGCGTGTTGTTGAACGATGAACAATTTGCCCTTGACCTGCAACTTACCATGCAAAACCTGGAAGCCGGCACTGACAAGCTGGACGCCAACATGGAAACCCTGCAGCACAGCATCTTGCTAAACGGGTTCTTCCGGCGAAAGGCCAAACGTGAGGCCCGTGAGAAAGAACGCGAAGCGGACCGCCAGGAACGCCGCCGCCTGCTGGAGGAGAAAGAAGCCCAGAAAAAAGCCAATCCGTCTAAACCATTGATTCCTAAAGCCAAAGAGCCAGCCCCTAAAAAACAGGAAGAAGAATAG
- a CDS encoding phosphoribosyltransferase family protein, which produces MVFTKESLILDHTQIRQKIKRMAFEIYEQNVEEQRLVLAGIQENGYFLAQALADELREISPLAIELISVQLHKTEPLAHELTISPLPDTLEDTAVVLVDDVLNSGKTLAYTLRVFLEKGCRQLEIATLINRHHPLYPIAATYTGYSLSTTLREHIRVVWDGTEWNAYLI; this is translated from the coding sequence ATGGTCTTCACCAAAGAAAGCCTTATCCTGGACCACACCCAGATCCGTCAGAAAATCAAGCGCATGGCGTTTGAGATCTATGAACAGAACGTTGAGGAGCAGCGGCTGGTGCTGGCGGGCATTCAGGAGAACGGCTATTTCCTGGCCCAGGCCCTGGCCGACGAGTTGCGCGAAATTTCGCCGCTGGCCATTGAATTAATCTCGGTGCAGCTGCACAAAACCGAGCCCTTGGCCCATGAACTCACCATCTCGCCGCTGCCAGACACGCTGGAAGACACCGCCGTGGTCTTGGTAGATGATGTGCTGAACTCCGGCAAAACGCTGGCCTACACCTTGCGCGTATTCCTGGAGAAAGGCTGCCGCCAACTGGAGATTGCCACCTTGATCAACCGCCATCACCCGCTTTACCCCATCGCTGCCACGTACACCGGTTACTCGCTGTCCACCACCCTGCGCGAGCATATTAGAGTTGTCTGGGACGGCACCGAATGGAATGCGTATTTGATTTAG